The following proteins come from a genomic window of Paenibacillus spongiae:
- a CDS encoding ABC transporter ATP-binding protein — translation MDAKQANREPLIRIDQLSKQYKMGGETVHALSDISIRIDHGDFVAIIGPSGSGKSTLMNVIGCLDSPTTGSYWLDNEEVSRLKENKLAEIRNRKIGFIFQGFNLLSKLSAYENVELPLIYRGVAGRLRKEQAIEALSKVGLADRVHHKPSELSGGQQQRVAIARALAGNPPILLADEPTGALDTRTGVEVMGLMKQLNKQGHTIVLITHDLSISQQAGRVIRIQDGRISEEGGETRERRTSP, via the coding sequence ATGGACGCGAAACAAGCGAATCGTGAACCGTTAATCCGAATCGATCAGTTGTCCAAGCAGTACAAGATGGGAGGCGAGACCGTCCATGCGCTGAGCGATATATCAATCCGCATCGATCATGGCGATTTCGTCGCCATTATCGGCCCTTCGGGTTCGGGAAAGTCGACGCTGATGAATGTCATCGGCTGCCTCGATTCGCCGACGACGGGAAGCTATTGGCTCGATAACGAGGAAGTGAGCCGGCTCAAGGAGAACAAATTAGCGGAGATCCGGAATCGCAAGATCGGCTTTATCTTTCAAGGCTTTAATCTGTTAAGCAAGCTCTCTGCCTATGAGAATGTGGAGCTTCCGCTGATCTACAGAGGCGTAGCGGGCAGGCTCCGCAAGGAACAGGCCATTGAAGCGTTGAGCAAGGTCGGGCTTGCGGACCGGGTTCATCATAAGCCGAGCGAATTATCGGGCGGCCAGCAGCAGCGTGTCGCGATTGCCAGAGCGCTGGCCGGCAATCCTCCGATTCTGCTCGCGGATGAACCGACGGGCGCGCTCGATACGCGTACGGGCGTCGAAGTGATGGGGTTGATGAAGCAACTGAACAAGCAGGGGCATACGATTGTCCTCATTACGCATGATTTGTCGATATCGCAGCAGGCTGGCCGCGTCATCCGCATTCAAGACGGACGCATCAGTGAAGAAGGCGGTGAGACGCGTGAACGTCGGACAAGCCCTTAA